The following is a genomic window from Candidatus Methylomirabilota bacterium.
AAGAACGCGAGGAACGGCGGCCACGTGTGGCGGTTGCCCAGCACGGCGCCGCCGCCCGCGAGGACCGCGCGGAGGCCGGGCGCGGGCGGCGCGCCGCCGCCGGGCGCGCCGGGGCGGTCGCGGACCACCGCGAAGCAGAGCGCGGAGGCCGCGAGCGTGACGGTGCCGACCACGGCGAGAGCGCCGCGCCAGCCGGCGACGGCGACGAGCGCCGCGAGCGGCGCCGTCGCGACCAGCGCGCCGGCGATCCCGACCGTCGCGGTGACGGCGGACAGGAAGCCGAACCGCGTGGGCGGAAACCACGTGGCCGCGATCTTCAGCGCGCCGACGAAGGTCACCGCCGCGCCGAGGCCGACCGCGAACCGGCCGGCGAAGAGCGCGCGCGGCGCCGGCGCCAGGCCCATCGCCATGGTCCCGAGCCCCATGACGGCGCCGCCGGCCGCGACGACGCGGCGGACGCCGAACGCGTCGACGAGCAGCCCCGAGGGAATCATGAGCGCGGCGTACGCGTAGAAGTACGTCGCGGCCAGCAGCCCGACGATCACGCCCGTGACGCCGAACTCCTGCATGAGGTCCTTCGCGATGATGCCGGGCGCGGCGCGGTGGAAGAACGCGATCAGGAACAGGAGCGCGGGCACCGACCACATCGCCCAGGCCCGCCCGGAGAATTGCATACGGCTTAGTGATACCATAGGCGCCGTCGCGTTCGAGGCGCCCCCTTTTCTCGGAGGACGATCGTGGAGTTCGGAGTCTCGCTTCCCGGCCGCGGCCCGCTCGGCACGCCCGACATCCTGCTGCGGATGGCGACGAAGGCCGACGCGCTCCGC
Proteins encoded in this region:
- a CDS encoding MFS transporter; this encodes MQFSGRAWAMWSVPALLFLIAFFHRAAPGIIAKDLMQEFGVTGVIVGLLAATYFYAYAALMIPSGLLVDAFGVRRVVAAGGAVMGLGTMAMGLAPAPRALFAGRFAVGLGAAVTFVGALKIAATWFPPTRFGFLSAVTATVGIAGALVATAPLAALVAVAGWRGALAVVGTVTLAASALCFAVVRDRPGAPGGGAPPAPGLRAVLAGGGAVLGNRHTWPPFLAFFCLYSAFGNLSLWVVPCLRDVYGLSAERAAFYAAAPTLPLLVSAPLTGFLSDRVLRRRKLPFVALAWASVALWTIFVATLGRLPLGGLGALFLAMGAVGGAFVLTWPIGREVNPPHLAGIAVAVVNLGGFLGAALTQGPIGAVLDARWAGALSGGSRVYPVEAYASAFAACAALALAAALVSFTLRETRGRNVYHEFRGR